AGACGGAGTCGGACGCCGAATCCGACGAACTCGGTGACTTCGACGCGGGCGGTTCGACCGCAAAGGAGGGCGAAATCGGCGCCGAATCGGACGGTGACGACGAGGCGATCGGTGTCGACGACGACGACCTCGGGGACTTCGACGCCAGCGACGCCGGCGACGGCATGTACGAGATGGACGAGGAGGAACGCGAGCAGATCGAGGAGGAGTTCGGCACCGAGTTCACGACGGGAGCGGACGTCGAGGATCCCGGCGATTCGGATATCGACGTCCCCGCGACCGACGAGGTTGCAGACGACGCCGACCAGAGCGAATCCGGTGAAGCAGCGGCCGAGGACGCCGCGACGATGGACGACGATTCCGACGACACCGCGGTCGCGACCGACGAGACTGCTGACGTGGCCGACGAGACTGACGAAGACCTAGTCGAGAGCGCGGACGACGCGGACGACGCGGACGAGGACACGGACACCGACGAAGACGCGGACGAATCCGCCGAAGACGTCGATCTCGAGGATTACGTCGTCGACACTATGACGGAACTGGACGACGGTGACGGTGCCGATCGGACGACCCTCGTCGAGACGGTCGCCGACGAGACCGGCGCCGACGAGAGCGATGTCGAGGACGCCATCCAGGACGCGCTGATGGGCGGCCAGTGTTACGAACCCGACGACGAGACGCTGAAGCCGATCTGACGGCGATGGCAGACGATTCGCGGCGATCGACGCCGGCCCACGTCGAGCCCGTTCCCGGAGAGCCGGCCGCGACTGCGACGATCGCGGGGGAGCGAACCCTGCTGGTCGCCGACTACCACGCCGGCTACGAGGCCGGCCTTCGCTACGAACGCGGCGTCGACGTGCCGAGCCACGCGCCCGATCGACGCGAGCGGTTGCTGGAACTCGTCGAGCGACTCGCCCCGTCGCGACTCGTCGTCCTCGGCGATCTCATGCACTCGATCGGCGACCCGGGCGGTGCCGAACGCGGCGAACTCGAGGTCCTGTTCGAACGCCTCCCGGACGCGATCGACGTCACCGTAGTGAAGGGGAACCACGACGGCGGGATCGAGGACTGGCTCGGGGACGCGACCGTCGTTCCGGGCGAGGGGATCGCGCTAGGTGACGTCGGAATCTGTCACGGCCACACCTGGCCCGCCCCGGCGGTCCTCGAGTGCGGGGTCGTCTGTATCGGTCACGAGCACCCCTGCGTGCGCCTCGAGGACGAGATCGGCGGCAGCCGCGTCGAGCGGGCGTGGCTCCGCGGGCGACTCGATCCGCCCGTCTTCAACGATCGATCGGCCTACGACGGCCTGTCGTGGCTCGCGGAGAACGGCCCGGAACCGCCGCGGCTGGTGGTCGTGCCCGCGTTCAACGACCTCGTCGGCGGCACGTGGATCAACGTCTCCGGGCAGTCCTTTCTCGCGCCGTTTCTCCCGGACGGCCTGGCCGACGGCGAGGCCTACCTGCTCGACGGAACGCGTCTCGGACCGTACCGATCGGTCTGACGGCCGGCCCGAACTGGGGCCGATCGCGGGCGCGAACCCACTGTCTGGGAATCGAGGGCAGGCATTAGAGGCGTCGCGTTCGATCGTCGACCACACAGCCGCGTGGCCAACGTCCCTGGCCAGGCATGCAAAGGCGGCTGGAACACGAGCCGACCATGACCGATCACCAGCAACTCGTCGAGGCACTCACCTCGCCGATCCGGATCGTCGGCGAGGAGCGCGTCACCGTCTCACCCCCCGAACTCGCCGACCTTCCGATCCGTAGCCGCGAGTTCGAGATCGTCTGTGACTCCGGCGATCGACACACCGACCGCTGGCAGGGCGTCCCCGTCCTCGACCTGCTCGAGCGTGCCTCGGTTCCGGCGGAGACGACTCACCTCCTCGTCGAGTCGACCGACGGCTACCGCGTCTGCATCGACGTCGAGGCGGCGCTCGAGGGACTCGTCGCGGTCGCCAGAAACGGGGAGCCGCTCACTGCCGTGGCAGACTACGAATCGCGGTTCGTCTCCGCCGGGACGCGCGGTCCGCGCACGGCGAAAGACGTCTGGCGGATCGAACCCCGATCGCTCTCCCCCGGCGAGGACCCGGACGTGTACGAACGGTTCGACGCGAACGACTGATCGCGTGGTGAGACGTGAGCGACCGCGTTCCGGTCGTCTCACGGCCGATCAGCACGTCACCGCGTGACGGTCTTCGATCGGATTTCGTCACCCTCGCGCCACTGATAGTAGTAGTACGTCGTGCCGGCGACTTCCTCCACCGAGACGGTTGCCGTGTCGGGAACGCCGCTAGGGACGGGCACGTCAGCGGGGCTGTCAGCGTCGTCCGGTCGCTCCGCATCCGATTCCGATTCGTGCTCGTCCCTGCGCTCGGCCCACGAGGCGAGGTCGTCGACGTACGCCGCGACGGACCGGATCGTCTCGCCGTCTTCGTCCCCGAGCGCCGCGAGAAATGCGCGGAGATCCTCGTCCAGGTCGTCCGGCGGAGTCGGTCGATCGCCTGCGTCCATGCTGGGTGCCGATTGGACCGACGACGATAAAACTCCGTTCGTTGCGTCCCGTCGACCGGAGCAACCGGTTTCGGCGGAGTGGAATCGATCCCATCGGTTTGTGACGTACAGTCGACTGACAGCACGCGACGATCGTTGGGTGGTACCACAGCCCATATTAATTCACAGTATGTGTCTTAAACCCAATCAAGTCGAAGAGTTATATATCCGAACGTGGTGCTACAGACCGACTCATGTTGAGCTACCTACCGCTACAGCGGTGGGATTCAGCGTGGACTCCCGTTCTGGCCTCTGACGAGGCAGGAGAATAGCCTCCGTTCACGTTCATCATCCCGCTGTTCAAGCGCACGCCCAAGGGTGCGCCTCCGTCGCCCCCAGTTTGGTTGCGTTCGAAAATCGCGTCGCGATTTTCGAGCCAATCAGAACTCTCCGAGTTCTGATGACGACGGAGATACCGCAAACCGATGTTCTTCGCGGCATTGTAGTCCGCGTGGTTCTCATACCCGCATTTCAAGCACTCGAAGTCCTCGCCATCACGGTTGTCAGGGTGGGTGAACCCGCAGTGCGAACACCGCTGTGACGTGTTCTCAGGGTCAACCTGTTCGACCACGATTCCGTATTCCTTGGCCTTGTACTCGACGTACTCGTACACGCGGTCGAACGCCCACTTGTGGCCCCACGACGCACTAGTCCGCTCGCGGATGTCGGTCAAGTCCTCGAACGCGATGACCGAACAACCGTTCTCACGAGCCGCTTCGACCAACTCGTTGCTGATGCGATGGAGCATCAGTTTGAACCGCCCCTCTTCTTTCCGCCCGACGGACTGGATGTTCTCGTGTGCCCAGCGCGTGCCGCATTTTTGGAGCGAGCCACGGCGTTTCTCGTATTCTCTGCGCCAGTGGTCGAACTCGTTGCCCGTCCAGAACGTGCCCGTTGAGGTGACGGCGAGGTTGTTCACGCCGAGGTCAACCCCGAGAACCGTTCCGTTCTCGGTGGCTGCCTTGTTCGATGTGGCTGACTCCACGTCCTTCTTGCAGTGGACGTGAAGCACCCAGTTGCCGTCTTGGTAGTGCAGTTCCGCACCCGTCGTTTCGTAGTTATCTGAAAACAGGTACTCCGAGTGCGGCGTGTCACTATCCTCGTCAGGCAGTACGTAGTCGGCTTCGATGCGACCGTCCGTGGTAGCGAGGCTCACGCAGTCGTCGTGGAACGTTGCGGTGCGCTTGTCGTAGACGACGTGCGGGCTGGTGAACGTGGGTTTGGATGCTTTCTTCCCGTTCTTCCAGCGTGCGACGACGCTTTTGCAGGCTTCGGCGGCCTTGTTCCGAGCGGCTTGCACCAACCCGCCGTTGAACCCATCTGTTTTCTCGCGCACGTCGCCGTAGGTTTCGTCGTCCAGCGTGGTCTTGCTGGTAGTGACGTACTCGCCTTGAAACGCGTGGTCTACGACGTATTGAGCCGACCAGAGGAAGGTGTCTACAGTGTCTTCGAGGAGTGCGGCGTCGTCGCTATCCACGTCGAGTGCAACAGGGACAGTACGCCGCACCTCCATATGTTATCTGTGATAATAATAGTTCTTAAACAGTGGGGTGCCAGCCTGCTACAGTAGCCTGGTTTGATTCAGCAGTGACGGATTCATTCCACGGCTAAAGCCGTGGGTTTTCTCCTGTATTCCGTATAACTGAACAATACCACAAGCGACTCACTCCGGAAGAGGTCGAACCGGTGCCCGACGACCTCGACTCCGCGCAGGCGAAACTCGTGTACCTCTATCTCGCGACGACGGGTGGCTCGACGATCGAAGACCTGAGTCGGACGCTGGCACTGAAGAAAATCACCGTCCTGAGTCTGCTCAACACCCTCTCGAGCGGCGGCTACGTCGCACAACGCGACGAGACGTACGTCGTCACCGGGTGATCGATCGGCGACCGGCCAGCGAGAACGGCCGCGACGACCCAGTGCGGAGACTGCGACCGATCAGAACGTCTCGAGGTACCGATCGAGTTCCCAGTGCGGAGACTGCGATCGGTCAGAACGTCTCGAGGTACCGATCGAGCTCCCACTCGGAGACGTCGACGAGGTACTCCTCGAACTCCTGGCGCTTGGCCTCGACGAACTTGGGCGCGACGTGGTCGCCGAGCGCCTCGTAGACGGTCTCGTCCGCTTCGAGTGCGTCGACGGCCTCGCCGAGGTTCGACGGCAGCGTCTCGATGCCGTACTCCTGGCGTTTCTGCTCGTCGAACTCGTAGATGTTCTCGCGAACCGGATCTGGTGCCTCGAGGTCCTGCTCGATACCGTCCAGTCCGGCGTGGATCATCGCCGCGAACGCCAGGTACGGGTTGCAGGACGGGTCGGGTGAGCGAAGTTCGATCCGGGATGCGGCGGGGACGCGTGCCGCGGGCTTGCGGATCAGCGCCGAGCGGTTGCGATCGGACCAGGCGACGTAGACGGGTGCCTCGTAGCCCGGGACGAGTCGCTTGTAGCTGTTGACCGTCGGGTTCGCGACAGCCGTGATCGCGGGCGCGTGTTCGAGAATCCCCGCGAGGAAGGAGTGGGCGGTCCCGCTCAGGTTGAACTCGTCGTCCTCGTCGTGGAACGCGTTCTCGCCGTCCTCGGTCATCAGCGAGAGGTGCGTGTGCATCCCCGA
This genomic stretch from Halosolutus amylolyticus harbors:
- a CDS encoding metallophosphoesterase, whose product is MADDSRRSTPAHVEPVPGEPAATATIAGERTLLVADYHAGYEAGLRYERGVDVPSHAPDRRERLLELVERLAPSRLVVLGDLMHSIGDPGGAERGELEVLFERLPDAIDVTVVKGNHDGGIEDWLGDATVVPGEGIALGDVGICHGHTWPAPAVLECGVVCIGHEHPCVRLEDEIGGSRVERAWLRGRLDPPVFNDRSAYDGLSWLAENGPEPPRLVVVPAFNDLVGGTWINVSGQSFLAPFLPDGLADGEAYLLDGTRLGPYRSV
- a CDS encoding molybdopterin-dependent oxidoreductase; amino-acid sequence: MQRRLEHEPTMTDHQQLVEALTSPIRIVGEERVTVSPPELADLPIRSREFEIVCDSGDRHTDRWQGVPVLDLLERASVPAETTHLLVESTDGYRVCIDVEAALEGLVAVARNGEPLTAVADYESRFVSAGTRGPRTAKDVWRIEPRSLSPGEDPDVYERFDAND
- a CDS encoding RNA-guided endonuclease InsQ/TnpB family protein, translating into MEVRRTVPVALDVDSDDAALLEDTVDTFLWSAQYVVDHAFQGEYVTTSKTTLDDETYGDVREKTDGFNGGLVQAARNKAAEACKSVVARWKNGKKASKPTFTSPHVVYDKRTATFHDDCVSLATTDGRIEADYVLPDEDSDTPHSEYLFSDNYETTGAELHYQDGNWVLHVHCKKDVESATSNKAATENGTVLGVDLGVNNLAVTSTGTFWTGNEFDHWRREYEKRRGSLQKCGTRWAHENIQSVGRKEEGRFKLMLHRISNELVEAARENGCSVIAFEDLTDIRERTSASWGHKWAFDRVYEYVEYKAKEYGIVVEQVDPENTSQRCSHCGFTHPDNRDGEDFECLKCGYENHADYNAAKNIGLRYLRRHQNSESSDWLENRDAIFERNQTGGDGGAPLGVRLNSGMMNVNGGYSPASSEARTGVHAESHRCSGR
- a CDS encoding helix-turn-helix domain-containing protein, coding for MPDDLDSAQAKLVYLYLATTGGSTIEDLSRTLALKKITVLSLLNTLSSGGYVAQRDETYVVTG